From the Malus domestica chromosome 17, GDT2T_hap1 genome, one window contains:
- the LOC103454857 gene encoding ubiquitin-conjugating enzyme E2-23 kDa-like isoform X1: MLTKYLTSIFKVFSPQLLLYPNPSDPLNRGAYTKKDYKKSPNALENPLVILFVYIDDRFHITYLPPTIFHNLQLQCL, translated from the exons ATGTTGACAAAAT ATCTTACAAGCATATTTAAAGTGTTCTCACCACAACTTCTGCTATATCCCAATCCCTCTGATCCTTTAAACAGAG GAGCTTATACAAAGAAGGATTACAAAAAATCACCGAATGCCTTGGAAAATCCCTTGGTGATTCTATTTG TGTACATAGATGACAGATTTCATATCACCTACTTGCCTCCAACTAT TTTCCACAATCTACAGTTGCAATgcctttga
- the LOC103454857 gene encoding ubiquitin-conjugating enzyme E2-23 kDa-like isoform X2 yields the protein MLTKYLTSIFKVFSPQLLLYPNPSDPLNRGAYTKKDYKKSPNALENPLVILFVYIDDRFHITYLPPTICNAFDG from the exons ATGTTGACAAAAT ATCTTACAAGCATATTTAAAGTGTTCTCACCACAACTTCTGCTATATCCCAATCCCTCTGATCCTTTAAACAGAG GAGCTTATACAAAGAAGGATTACAAAAAATCACCGAATGCCTTGGAAAATCCCTTGGTGATTCTATTTG TGTACATAGATGACAGATTTCATATCACCTACTTGCCTCCAACTAT TTGCAATgcctttgatggataa
- the LOC103454858 gene encoding putative disease resistance protein RGA4: protein MYMRVLDMSSSTVVTLPDSIGRLKLLRYLDLSTTEIRKLPDSVCNLFNLETLKLLRCPWIFNLPKNLKNLVNLRHLELDEIFWFKTLMLPRSMGCLTSLHNLHKFPVSCETGNKLEELKNMVYLRGTLHISKLENAVNAGEANLKGKEMIEKVVYEWSSNDVNFHDEAAAKQVLEDLEPHPKALKELQICHYKGTEFPRWMGLLTNLVSIYLNHCTRSKVLDLRELHKLEQVRLKNMLELEDWNGDFESLKILRIVNCPKLKSCSHRGKTLDFLKIKRCESLEHLLFSCWRNPMSITLVDNPVLMHWTHNCESFFLWIFLYWKFERGSELKIINCPKLHESPDNYIPKKLEASGCNSEFKIHPFLNMEHLALDACSAHGSLVGLPPRDVFDLRFLVISNISNLICLPDWGLPELGALYVRDCKALEYLSNQNKSFQGFTSLTTLSIHNCPKLVTLPVEGLPTSLKYLSIGSCARLKSFGPADVLQKLDSLHDLYIEDCPALQSLPEGGLPTSLLHLSIQRCPSLVERCGEEDGDWPKIKHIPDLEMRMPSTETTTSSPSSSSTAWYHLRLRRPNFKRKTVSE, encoded by the exons ATGTATATGCGTGTGCTAGACATGAGTTCAAGCACAGTTGTCACACTGCCAGATTCAATTGGAAGGCTGAAGCTCTTGCGCTACCTCGATTTATCGACAACTGAAATCAGAAAGCTCCCTGATTCGGTATGCAACCTCTTCAATTTGGAGACACTGAAACTTTTGCGTTGTCCTTGGATTTTCAATTTGCCCAAGAACTTGAAAAATCTTGTCAACCTGAGACATCTGGAGCTAGATGAAATTTTCTGGTTCAAGACCTTGATGTTGCCACGAAGCATGGGGTGTCTAACCAGTCTGCACAACTTACACAAATTTCCG gtCAGCTGCGAAACAGGAAACAaacttgaagaattgaagaacaTGGTGTACCTTAGAGGAACGTTGCACATCTCAAAGCTGGAAAATGCAGTGAATGCAGGGGAGGCCAACTTGAAAGGGAAAGAAATGATTGAGAAAGTGGTTTATGAATGGAGCAGTAACGATgttaattttcatgatgaagCCGCTGCAAAGCAGGTACTTGAAGACTTGGAACCTCACCCAAAGGCACTCAAAGAGCTCCAAATCTGTCACTACAAGGGCACTGAATTTCCACGTTGGATGGGACTGCTAACGAATTTGGTTAGTATTTATTTGAATCACTGCACCAGATCGAAAGTCCTTGATCTTCGGGAGCTACACAAACTCGAACAAGTCCGTCTCAAAAATATGCTAGAGTTGGAGGATTGGAATGGAGATTTTgaatccctcaaaattctaaggATAGTTAACTGCCCCAAGTTGAAAAGCTGTTCACATCGTGGGAAAACACTGGATTTTCTGAAGATCAAAAGGTGTGAATCATTGGAACACCTTCTATTTTCCTGCTGGCGCAACCCTATGAGTATCACACTTGTTGACAATCCTGTTCTGATGCACTGGACTCACAATTGTGAGAGTTTCTTTTTGTG GATCTTTCTGTACTGGAAATTCGAAAGGGGCAGTGAACTCAAAATTATCAATTGCCCCAAGCTGCATGAGTCGCCAGATAACTACATtccaaagaaattggaagcaAGTGGGTGCAATTCAGAATTCAAAATACATCCCTTCTTAAACATGGAACATCTGGCATTGGATGCATGTTCTGCACATGGCTCCTTAGTGGGTTTGCCACCTCGTGATGTCTTTGATCTACGGTTCTTGGTGATTTCCAATATCTCAAACCTCATATGTCTTCCAGATTGGGGTCTCCCCGAACTCGGAGCACTCTACGTCCGTGACTGCAAGGCTCTCGAGTATTTATCCAACCAAAACAAGTCGTTCCAAGGATTCACCTCCCTCACAACACTCTCCATCCACAATTGTCCTAAGCTTGTAACGTTGCCAGTTGAAGGCCTCCCAACATCTCTTAAATATTTGAGTATTGGCTCGTGTGCAAGGCTCAAGTCATTTGGCCCGGCAGATGTACTCCAAAAACTCGACTCCCTCCATGATCTATACATTGAGGATTGCCCTGCACTCCAGTCCTTGCCGGAGGGTGGGTTACCAACCTCCCTCCTGCATCTCTCTATCCAGCGATGCCCCTCACTGGTAGAACGATGTGGGGAGGAAGACGGTGATTGGCCCAAGATCAAACATATCCCTGATCTGGAAATGAGGATGCCATCCACCGAAACTACAACCTCATCACCATCGTCTTCTTCAACAGCTTGGTACCATCTGCGCTTGCGGAG GCCAAACTTCAAAAGGAAGACGGTTTCAGAATGA
- the LOC108175269 gene encoding putative disease resistance protein RGA4, with product MEDLIDCWTTEYQRWKMKQQQVQKFHLPFCAFKFLFLSRELSKLREITSRIDAINRDGQRYKSNRTMIAASDKSHSKTSGTGPVQDRLVVSREKDKEKIIEQLTTEKKAGRGTFSFTPIVGIGGLGKTTLAQLVFNDENVDRYFDFRIWVFVGNEFDMERIFREILVSLVRSLNVERRQATESLKDMIKKKESQPETPVDPTLLAKLQTLFKDASPLDLNQLPSPSDPNSLPHLKDLDLHYSNSLDRLQTRPEIIDYTPLSLAQLETRILELLTQKRFLLVLDDLWNHKDEELEPLVKVLNHGAYGSKVLVTSRLKEVSNIMDSASPYSLQCLGDHESWWLFKKLAFKEDSDLIDSEFEKCGREIVGMCQGLPLATKQMAGLLRGKELGEWENVAKSQTWKARVEDTQILPALRLSYNHLPSPDHKQCFSLCSLFPKSYLYEKDELVKLWMAEGFIQPPTHGVGERTEDIGSRYFKELSDRFFFECSAEDNTKYRMHDLIHDLAQSVSSPFFCQVKDMKDFDEKSRHVSLLQEQLQKPTIEIVNKSKKLRTL from the coding sequence ATGGAGGATTTGATCGACTGTTGGACAACAGAATACCAACGGTGGAAGATGAAGCAGCAGCAGGTACAAAAATTCCATCTTCCGTTTTGTGCTTTTAAATTTCTCTTTCTGTCTCGTGAATTGTCCAAGTTGAGAGAAATTACATCAAGAATAGATGCAATTAACCGAGATGGACAACGCTACAAAAGTAACAGAACCATGATAGCAGCAAGTGATAAAAGTCATTCCAAAACATCGGGAACTGGGCCCGTTCAAGACAGGTTAGTTGTTAGTAGggagaaggataaagagaagatcATAGAGCAGCTGACAACAGAGAAAAAAGCCGGTAGGGGAACCTTTTCATTTACTCCCATTGTTGGGATTGGAGGATTGGGGAAAACAACTCTTGCTCAACTTGTCTTTAATGATGAAAATGTTGATCGGTATTTCGATTTTAGAATTTGGGTTTTTGTGGGGAACGAATTTGACATGGAGAGGATTTTCCGTGAAATACTGGTCTCTCTAGTGCGTTCATTGAATGTGGAAAGAAGACAAGCAACGGAGTCTTTAAAAGATATGATCAAGAAAAAAGAATCTCAACCCGAAACCCCTGTTGATCCCACCCTCTTGGCCAAACTACAAACCTTGTTTAAAGATGCCAGTCCTCTCGATTTGAACCAACTACCTTCTCCCAGTGATCCCAACTCCTTGCCCCATCTAAAAGACCTTGATCTTCACTACTCCAACTCCTTGGACCGATTACAAACCCGTCCTGAGATTATTGATTATACCCCTCTCTCCTTGGCCCAACTAGAAACTCGCATTCTTGAACTTCTCACTCAGAAACGATTTTTACTTGTTCTAGACGACCTGTGGAATCATAAAGATGAGGAATTGGAGCCACTAGTAAAGGTCTTAAATCATGGGGCTTACGGAAGCAAGGTTCTGGTGACTAGTCGGCTGAAAGAAGTTTCAAATATCATGGATTCAGCGTCACCCTATTCTCTGCAATGTTTGGGTGATCATGAGTCATGGTGGTTGTTTAAAAAGTTGGCATTCAAAGAAGATAGTGATTTGATCGATAGCGAGTTTGAAAAATGTGGAAGGGAAATTGTAGGTATGTGTCAGGGTCTTCCTTTGGCTACAAAACAAATGGCAGGTCTGTTACGTGGGAAAGAATTGGGAGAATGGGAAAATGTTGCCAAAAGTCAAACATGGAAAGCACGAGTGGAAGATACTCAAATACTGCCTGCTCTTAGATTGAGTTATAATCACCTGCCCTCACCAGATCACAAGCAGTGCTTTTCATTGTGTTCCCTGTTTCCGAAATCGTATCTTTATGAAAAGGATGAGTTGGTCAAGTTATGGATGGCAGAAGGATTTATACAACCACCTACGCACGGAGTGGGAGAGAGGACAGAAGACATCGGAAGTCGATACTTCAAGGAGCTGTCAGACAGGTTCTTCTTCGAATGCTCAGCTGAAGACAACACAAAGTACAGGATGCATGATCTTATCCATGACTTGGCACAATCAGTTTCCAGTCCCTTTTTTTGCCAAGTGAAGGATATGAAAGATTTTGACGAAAAGTCTCGTCATGTATCACTGCTTCAAGAACAACTTCAGAAGCCTACAATAGAGATCGTCAACAAATCGAAGAAGCTGCGCACACTTTGA
- the LOC108169214 gene encoding lectin-like: MKDSTNGEFRDFKKMKIWVKKNSGYKCMMLYARSLAITWGGPPYWVWNCYKETGDDNIEVAKLTGVRDLDVQGRFKMSELSPGVVYEIAYIVKLTNGASGWELPVTLKITLPGQGGREKKRQYSLLEKPRGVWMELVGGSFQSMARETGEVIFDFYNHDTPSKSGLIIKGIIIRPKN; encoded by the exons ATGAaagattcaacaaatggagAATTCCGGGACTTCAAGAAAATG AAAATATGGGTTAAGAAGAACTCTGGCTACAAATGCATGATGTTATACGCAAGGTCCTTAGCAATCACTTGGGGTGGTCCTCCGTACTGGGTTTGGAATTGTTATAAAGAGACAGG GGATGACAACATTGAGGTAGCCAAACTAACGGGTGTACGCGATCTAGATGTCCAAGGACGGTTCAAGATGTCGGAGCTCTCACCAGGAGTTGTTTATGAGATTGCCTACATTGTTAAATTAACAAACGGAGCATCTGGATGGGAACTCCCTGTTACACTCAAAATCACTCTCCCGGGGCAGGGCGGAAGAGAAAAGAAGCGCCAATACAGTCTACTCGAGAAGCCGAGAGGAGTGTGGATGGAGCTTGTTGGTGGCAGTTTTCAGTCAATGGCAAGAGAAactggagaagtgatctttgaTTTTTATAATCATGACACGCCCTCGAAAAGTGGGCTTATCATCAAAGGTATCATTATCAGGCCAAAAAATTGA